The following are from one region of the Cynocephalus volans isolate mCynVol1 chromosome 17, mCynVol1.pri, whole genome shotgun sequence genome:
- the LRRC26 gene encoding leucine-rich repeat-containing protein 26, protein MRSSPFPSRPLPLPLLLLLSPWPAWAQTPAAPSPSGTPGLPACPEACSCAPGGQTNCSALALPAVPAGLGRRVRALLLDHNRVRALPPGAFAGACALLRLDLRENGLRSVHARAFWGLDALQQLDLSANQLEALAPGTFAPLRALRSLSLAGNRLARLEPAALGALPLLRALSLQDNALAALAPGLLAGLPALDALRLRGNPWACGCALRPLCAWLRRHPRPPAEAETLLCVSPERLTLSPLSAFSDAAFRRCAQPLAPGELAVVYALGPASFLASLAACLALGSVLTACRARRRRRAAARRPPRRPPDPDPDGPASAADPGSPAAAHAHAHA, encoded by the exons ATGAGGAGCTCCCCCTTTCCCTCGCGGCCTCTGCCACTAccgttgctgttgctgctgtcgCCTTGGCCAGCCTGGGCTCAGACCCCCGCCGCGCCCTCGCCGTCGGGGACCCCGGGCCTCCCAGCCTGCCCCGAGGCGTGCTCGTGTGCACCGGGCGGCCAGACCAACTGCTCGGCCCTCGCGCTGCCCGCCGTGCCCGCGGGCCTGGGCCGGCGCGTGCGCGCGCTGCTGCTGGACCACAACCGCGTGCGCGCGCTGCCGCCTGGCGCCTTCGCGGGCGCATGCGCGCTGCTGCGCCTGGACCTGCGCGAGAACGGGCTGCGCTCGGTGCACGCGCGGGCCTTCTGGGGTCTGGACGCGCTGCAGCAGCTCGACCTGAGCGCCAACCAGCTGGAAGCGCTGGCGCCCGGCACCTTCGCGCCGCTGCGCGCGCTGCGGTCCCTGTCGCTGGCCGGCAACCGGCTGGCGCGCTTGGAGCCCGCGGCGCTGGGCGCGCTCCCGCTGCTGCGCGCGCTCAGCCTGCAGGACAACGCGCTGGCGGCGCTCGCGCCCGGGCTGCTGGCCGGCCTGCCCGCCCTCGACGCGCTGCGCCTGCGCGGCAACCCCTGGGCCTGCGGCTGCGCTCTGCGCCCGCTCTGCGCCTGGCTGCGCCGCCACCCGCGGCCCCCTGCAG AGGCCGAGACGCTGCTCTGCGTGTCGCCGGAGCGCCTGACGCTCAGCCCCCTGAGCGCCTTCTCCGACGCCGCCTTCCGCCGCTGCGCGCAGCCGCTCGCCCCGGGGGAGCTGGCCGTGGTCTACGCGCTCGGGCCCGCCTCCTTCCTCGCCAGCCTGGCCGCCTGCCTGGCGCTGGGCTCCGTGCTCACCGCCTGCCgtgcgcgccgccgccgccgcgccgccgcccgccgcccgccacGGAGACCGCCGGACCCCGACCCCGACGGCCCGGCCTCGGCCGCGGACCCCGGGAGCCCCGCCGCCGCCCACGCCCACGCCCACGCCTGA
- the TMEM210 gene encoding transmembrane protein 210: MAPCPQPDSCLVGSPLRLICLSLLLVPAAAGTYCECSLGLSREALIALLVVLASFSASCFCALVIVAIGIFRAKNGTCHRQVDSRLVGQFEVQEDHMDLHTVHMESHLMEPHLEVSMMPPLEEHTLMPIPMEDDLEELPPAPPLPEHLPAASSCEALRSPGPLPTPSPPSENPKSGPATGNSQGSCVEQVDSG; encoded by the exons atggccccctgtccccagcctgacTCCTGCCTGGTTGGCAGCCCCCTGCGCCTGATATGTTTGTCCCTTTTGCTCGTCCCAGCTGCAG CTGGAACCTACTGCGAATGCAGCCTCGGCCTCAGCCGCGAGGCCCTCATTGCCCTGCTTGTGGTGCTGGCGAGTTTCAGCGCCAGCTGCTTCTGTGCCCTTGTCATCGTGGCAATTGGCATCTTTCGAGCCAAAAA CGGAACATGCCACAGACAAGTGGACAGCAG GTTGGTGGGGCAGTTCGAAGTCCAAGAAGATCACATGGACCTGCACACGGTGCATATGGAGTCCCACCTCATGGAGCCCCACCTGGAGGTCTCCATGATGCCACCCCTAGAGGAGCACACCCTCATGCCCATCCCCATGGAGGATGACCTGGAGGAgctgccccctgccccacccctgcctga gCATCTTCCTGCTGCTTCATCCTGTGAAGCCCTCAGGTCTCCTGGGCCCCTGCCCACCCCATCCCCGCCTTCAGAAAACCCCAAGTCAGGACCTGCAACTGGCAACTCCCAAGGGAGCTGCGTTGAGCAGGTGGACTCGGGCTGA